A window of the Tessaracoccus sp. MC1865 genome harbors these coding sequences:
- a CDS encoding inorganic diphosphatase, giving the protein MRPIDPGRRVLFDVTVEIPKGTKNKYEMDHNTGRLRLDRVLFTSTQYPYDYGFVEGTLGLDGDPLDAMVIGADPTFPGCLIECYAVAMFRMTDEMGGDDKVLCVATADTRRANITDLASVPEHMLLEIEHFFSVYKDLEPGKSVEGATWTSRAEAEAEVHASFERAKGTPYEHHHVNLA; this is encoded by the coding sequence CTGAGGCCGATCGATCCCGGCCGTCGGGTCCTGTTCGACGTCACGGTGGAGATCCCCAAGGGCACCAAGAACAAGTACGAGATGGACCACAACACCGGCCGGCTGCGTCTGGACCGCGTGCTGTTCACCTCGACGCAGTACCCCTATGACTACGGTTTCGTGGAGGGCACGCTGGGCCTCGACGGGGACCCGCTCGACGCCATGGTCATCGGTGCTGATCCCACCTTCCCCGGTTGCCTCATCGAGTGCTACGCCGTGGCGATGTTCCGCATGACGGATGAGATGGGCGGCGACGACAAGGTGCTGTGCGTGGCCACGGCGGACACCCGCCGCGCCAACATCACGGACCTCGCTTCAGTGCCGGAGCACATGCTGCTCGAGATCGAGCACTTCTTCTCGGTGTACAAGGACCTGGAGCCCGGCAAGTCGGTCGAAGGCGCCACCTGGACCAGCCGCGCAGAGGCCGAAGCCGAGGTGCACGCGTCGTTCGAGCGCGCCAAGGGCACGCCCTACGAGCACCACCACGTCAACCTGGCCTAG
- a CDS encoding CrcB family protein has protein sequence MIWFICLAGGFGAVARGGVDVIVARRWAAWKATLGVNLVGSFILGAASVHLSGSWLAVVGTGFCGAFTTFSSACWQAAREFGRRRPEIAVGYSLVTIAGCLLAAWTGTLTG, from the coding sequence GTGATCTGGTTCATCTGCCTGGCCGGAGGCTTCGGTGCTGTGGCCCGGGGCGGCGTCGACGTCATCGTGGCCCGGCGCTGGGCAGCCTGGAAGGCGACGCTGGGGGTAAACCTCGTCGGGTCCTTCATCCTGGGCGCCGCGTCCGTGCACCTCTCGGGAAGTTGGCTGGCGGTGGTGGGCACCGGGTTCTGCGGTGCCTTCACGACGTTCTCGTCAGCCTGCTGGCAGGCCGCCCGCGAGTTCGGCCGCAGGCGGCCCGAGATCGCCGTCGGTTACTCGCTGGTCACCATCGCAGGCTGTCTCTTGGCCGCCTGGACGGGGACGCTGACCGGCTGA
- a CDS encoding CrcB family protein, protein MAAGMVDTWWARAAAVFAGGALGTGLRLGLPNLIGHEVIALAAINLLGCFALGLISGLYRRKVTLVRLFLAVGGVASFTSWSTLAVQSLSVGGVLTAVLETAFGVFAAGTGHLAGWRSTVREHR, encoded by the coding sequence ATGGCTGCAGGAATGGTGGACACATGGTGGGCGAGGGCTGCGGCGGTCTTCGCGGGCGGCGCGCTCGGCACGGGGCTGCGTCTGGGCCTCCCCAACCTCATCGGGCATGAGGTGATCGCCCTGGCCGCCATCAACCTGCTCGGTTGTTTCGCGCTGGGCCTCATCTCGGGCCTCTACCGCCGCAAGGTCACCCTGGTGCGGCTGTTCCTCGCCGTCGGCGGGGTGGCGTCGTTCACGTCCTGGTCCACGCTGGCCGTGCAGTCGCTGTCCGTGGGTGGCGTGCTCACCGCGGTGCTGGAGACGGCCTTCGGCGTGTTCGCGGCGGGGACGGGCCACCTCGCCGGGTGGCGGAGCACGGTGCGGGAGCACAGGTGA
- a CDS encoding TRM11 family methyltransferase: MPRYLMLRTPSANRVYAGESGPLTAAELEITAPFATEIEEQDIAGVGYLAFQAPELNEGQLATVARQSAAFALFEDATPEGLLRPVAMPRPFLFDDDLVTIPKYQGKTNEQFTQLLLSVTLAAITREPTGPRQVLDPLAGRGTTLSMALLLGHDAFGVEGDAKAFEMMASFYKTYLRRSRIKHVADTTPVRREGKNVGKRFDAEITTPEGKSILTAFTGDTRDSAALFGKKRFDAIVADAPYGIAHGSTTDVRGVSGKRDRSPAGLLKEAIPVWAGQLMHGGALGLSWNTFGLSREDLAHLLTSNGLTVQAGGAWERFAHRVDSAIKRDLIVAVKR, encoded by the coding sequence ATGCCCCGTTATCTGATGCTGCGCACCCCGTCTGCCAACCGTGTCTACGCCGGCGAATCCGGGCCGCTGACCGCCGCGGAGCTCGAGATCACCGCGCCGTTCGCCACGGAGATCGAAGAGCAGGACATCGCGGGCGTCGGCTACCTGGCGTTCCAGGCGCCTGAGCTGAACGAGGGGCAGTTGGCCACCGTCGCACGGCAGTCGGCGGCGTTCGCCCTCTTCGAGGACGCCACGCCCGAGGGTCTCCTCCGTCCCGTGGCGATGCCCCGGCCGTTCCTGTTCGACGACGACCTCGTCACCATCCCGAAGTACCAGGGCAAGACCAACGAGCAGTTCACCCAGCTGCTGCTGAGCGTGACGCTGGCCGCGATCACCCGCGAACCGACGGGGCCCCGGCAGGTCCTCGACCCCCTGGCGGGGCGCGGCACCACCCTCTCCATGGCCCTGCTGCTGGGTCACGACGCGTTCGGCGTGGAGGGCGACGCCAAGGCCTTCGAGATGATGGCGTCCTTCTACAAGACGTATCTTCGCCGCAGCCGGATCAAGCACGTCGCCGACACCACCCCGGTGCGGCGCGAGGGCAAGAACGTGGGCAAGCGCTTCGACGCGGAGATCACCACCCCCGAGGGCAAGAGTATTCTCACGGCCTTCACCGGCGACACCAGGGATTCGGCCGCCCTGTTCGGCAAGAAGCGCTTCGACGCGATCGTGGCCGACGCCCCCTACGGCATCGCGCACGGCTCGACCACAGACGTCCGCGGCGTGTCCGGCAAGCGCGACCGCTCCCCCGCCGGGCTCCTGAAGGAGGCCATCCCGGTGTGGGCCGGGCAGTTGATGCACGGCGGCGCGCTGGGGCTGTCCTGGAACACCTTCGGCCTCTCCCGGGAGGACCTCGCGCACCTGCTCACCTCCAACGGCCTCACGGTGCAGGCCGGTGGCGCCTGGGAGCGCTTCGCGCACCGCGTCGACTCCGCCATCAAGCGCGACCTGATCGTCGCCGTCAAGCGCTGA
- a CDS encoding histidine phosphatase family protein, translating into MRRLVLMRHAHTEPTNVHGDKARRLTPRGIQQAQEAGVELRALGVDHALVSAAERTRQTFAALGLDVPAEFQDALYHQGTETIIQRISETDDDVQALLVVGHAPTIPSLVAELAYASNRAAADDAQCHFPTSSYSAFSFDGSWAELADGDFGHVRLDHLERR; encoded by the coding sequence ATGAGACGACTGGTCCTGATGCGGCACGCCCACACCGAGCCCACCAACGTCCACGGCGACAAGGCCAGGCGCCTGACCCCGCGCGGCATCCAACAGGCGCAGGAGGCGGGCGTCGAACTGCGTGCCCTCGGCGTCGACCACGCGCTGGTCTCGGCCGCGGAGCGCACCCGTCAGACCTTCGCGGCACTCGGCCTGGACGTCCCGGCCGAGTTCCAGGACGCCCTCTACCACCAGGGCACCGAGACGATCATCCAACGGATCTCCGAGACCGACGACGACGTGCAGGCGCTCCTGGTGGTCGGCCACGCCCCCACCATCCCCAGCCTCGTGGCCGAGCTGGCCTATGCCAGCAACCGGGCGGCCGCCGACGACGCCCAGTGCCACTTCCCCACCTCCTCCTACTCCGCGTTCTCCTTCGACGGGAGCTGGGCGGAGCTCGCCGACGGCGACTTCGGCCACGTGCGGCTCGATCACCTCGAGCGCCGCTGA